The stretch of DNA CTTGCGCTTATGGTTATCTGACCCTCCAGTTGAATCAAACAAAGCTGCATCAAGAGTAGCCGGGTTCCTTGAAGCCAGGAAAGCTGACAATAGTAAGTATTTCGCAGACACGGACATGTGAAACTCCAATTCAGTCGACAAACTATCTCTACTGCTGAACTGCCTTTTAGTACTGGCCTTAACACCAGAATTGCCATCCTTGCATTGATCCACAGAAGCCCTCATGGGAACACTGAATGTCTCGTTGAAAGCAACAGCCAAATGTGGCTGAATATGTTCAAACAACCTCCTCTTAGTGCTCTCATCCGGGACTGCCTTCAAATCACCTAGTGGCTCACAGTACCTCCTGAAAAGTGGCTCCAGTGCGGCCCCCAATTCGTCAACCCTCCTTGTTACCCGGAACAATGGCTTCAGTGCCACACTGCCAAGCAAAAagaggaaagagaaaaaaaaacatgatttAGTAATTAGTAATCACAGTCCAACCGTGCTGCTGAGGCATCACCATACAATGCAAAATATACTGTTACTATTTGATTTGACCCAGAATCAAACTAACACAAAgccagaatcactgatgcatcCCTTACCTAAGGAAGGATGTGTACAGCTTCGGATTGGGATGACCTCGCATCAGAATGTCGCGGACCTCGTCCACTGTGTAGTCCGGGAAGTAAATGTGATTCGGCTCAACAGAGCCAGTCATGGAGTAGTAGGCATCAGGCGTTGCACTGCTTACATAGACAAGAACGACCTGAGGCAGGCGGAGGAGATCGTGGAGGCGGAGGATGAGAGCGAGAAGCTGGCCGCCCTTGTCCCAGCTCCTAACAACCTCCAGGTTATCGAACACCAGATACACGGACTCTCCCTGGGCACAGAGGGTAGCAAGGGCATCGCGGAGGGCGGCGACAAAGTCCGATGGCTTGTCGGGGACGCGCtggcgggaggaggcggaggacgacgacggcgggctgagctgggagaggagggaggcgaAGAGCGCACGAGGGGACGGGAGGGAGCGCAGCGCGGCGTATGCGACGCGCCGCGGACGGGGGCGGATGTGGCggagcgcgaggaggagcgcgcgcGTCTTCCCCGTGGCCGCGCCCCCGTAGAGGAGCAAAGggagcgccggcgcgggcgccagGAGCCGGAGGAGGTCCGAAGCCTGCTCGCGGCGGCCGGGAAGCGCCTTGAGGAGCGCGTTGATGGTGCTCCGCtcatcctccccctcctcctcctccttcgcgGCGGCAGGAACGAGCTGGCGCCTGGGCCTGGATTTGGACGGGGAGGTCGGGGAGGCGGGATCGGACGCGGAGCCTGCGGAGGAGCGGGTGGTGCGGCGCGGAGTGACGGGCTGCGACATCGCGGAGGGGGGAGGCGGCCGTCGGCGCGGATGTCGCCGGGAACCctaggcggcgagcggcggagatCGGGCGGGTGGGAGGAGTTCAGGGGAGCGGCAAGCAGGAGTGGGGGGGAATTTTTGGGCGCGCGCCGCAGCGTGGCCGGGCGGGACGGCGCGGCATTTGTGGGCCACCGTCGCGTGGCCAGGCCGGTCCGGTTTAGAACAGAACTGGGCCCAAATCTGAGTGAGAGCCCAGAAAATACATGCGATGTGGGCGGAAGAATGGCCCAAATTAGAACTGCATGGTCCGGAGAAATGGATGGCAAGgcctttccttcttttttttttcttcggcAAAGAGAAGAGGTGTAGCCTTAAGCCCAAAGCTTAAATAATGGAGGTCAGttcttctaatttttttttaaaaaaaaaagaaaagtagtTTGGCAGTTTCTAGCTTCAGCGATAAGTTACTGTTCCAAAAAAGAGTCGGGCGTATTGGTTGAAGCTACCGTAGACCTATTAAAAGCACCGGTCCTTGCTACTTGATCAGCTGATCCTGATCTTGTCGCTATGTCATATCTCCAATGCACTCCCCCATAATAATGAAAAAATGACTGTTGAATCGAACCACGGCTAAAAATATGTTTTGGACATCGACATAAAATCCAAATCCATTTTTCACTACTATTTTTTTGTTAGGATATACTTGTAAAACATATTGGAAAGCATCAAGCATAGTATTCAAAATAATATTCTGCTCATATCCCATAGCAGTTGATTGTTTCACTGGTACTAGCAAACAATGAATACCGGCCATCGACAGCTGGTCATGTCCCACGTGGTGGATAAAGTACGTTCCAGCCGAGTAGCCGACCGAGTCTACACATAATTGTTCTGTAAAACTCTTTGAAGCAATCCTCCATTCCTAATCAATTATCTCCATTGTATCCCTCGCAAAATCCATCCGTTCAGAACAAGAGCAAATGGTCATCTTTTAGCTAATTTCACGTAGAAAAAATGACAGACAgtgccacacacacacacagagagagagagagatcatatCATGCGGCGGAGCATCTTTGTTTTATCTGGCAGCATGTGCCGTTTAATATAACCGGTCGCATGACCGGTCACCACGCAACCGTAAAAAGCACGCGCGCAAAGCTGCCGTGCACGGTTCCAAAACGGTTGAGAAAGAAGATTATCGTCGCACACTCCCCACCACAGCACGGGGcgtcgtcttcttcctctcgcGTCCGATGTGCATGCCTTCCCCTGTAAGGATTTGCTACCGTTATTAACAAACAAACTCCTCTTGTTCTCGCGGCGGATTTGGACACACCCGCTCGGTCGCTCGGTCGCACACGCATATGTAAGTTGTGTGCGCCGGAGAGGGCGAGTCACGGCGTGCTGACAGGGACTCGCCTTGGCATCATGCTGCGCCGTCTTTCCACATCAACATGATTACAAGGCGACAGGGCGACAAAGTGCCCAAAGCAACAGCAACAgtttccctctcttttttttaatcaacaataaagAAAACAAGAATAGAAAGTACTACTGCTAGTACTAACCTCACAAACCCCTACCTGATGAGACGCGGCATGTTATTCCCCTGAAAAAAAACGCCGGTGGGAATTTTGTATGGGACCAATCACATTTTGTTGACGCGAACACTGCTAGGCACTGCAGTTTTTAAAAGCAACgcaattcttttttttctaattGTTTGGTTGTGACTTGTGACAGGTGCTGTAGACCAGACCACGCAGCAACATGCTCCTGTTCCTCGTCAAAACCGACGAACTTATTTACCGCGAAAAAGAACGGTGGATAGCGTCAGTGGCGGTTGATATCAGCCGCAGAATATGCTCCGCCACTGCCTCCGATTTTCAAAAGAAggatggtaaaaaaaaaaaaagaggaagagatggcCATTCGCCCATTCCCCTCATGCGTAGTCACCAATTGGCATGTGATCATCTCCGTTCAGCACGCCCCAAGGTTCCACGAATGGTAACTACCGTCAAAATTCGCTCGCTCAGGAAACAAAAGCAATATGAaaattgctcccaaaatcagGACGagtggacgacgacgacgagaggGGCGACTTGCAATCACTCTACTCGCCTTTACTTGAAAAGCTTCTACCAAGTCTGGCCTCTTTTTTTTGTGGCGGGAAA from Panicum virgatum strain AP13 chromosome 9K, P.virgatum_v5, whole genome shotgun sequence encodes:
- the LOC120649693 gene encoding origin of replication complex subunit 5-like, yielding MSQPVTPRRTTRSSAGSASDPASPTSPSKSRPRRQLVPAAAKEEEEGEDERSTINALLKALPGRREQASDLLRLLAPAPALPLLLYGGAATGKTRALLLALRHIRPRPRRVAYAALRSLPSPRALFASLLSQLSPPSSSSASSRQRVPDKPSDFVAALRDALATLCAQGESVYLVFDNLEVVRSWDKGGQLLALILRLHDLLRLPQVVLVYVSSATPDAYYSMTGSVEPNHIYFPDYTVDEVRDILMRGHPNPKLYTSFLSVALKPLFRVTRRVDELGAALEPLFRRYCEPLGDLKAVPDESTKRRLFEHIQPHLAVAFNETFSVPMRASVDQCKDGNSGVKASTKRQFSSRDSLSTELEFHMSVSAKYLLLSAFLASRNPATLDAALFDSTGGSDNHKRKRKSSQASINMKDSMAEEMLMKGPGTFPLERLLAIFQCITSVSEDALNDVECPDSMMNGSGMTGLMTDVLLQLSTLCNSNFLSKSRSCPLEGSARYRSNIDEDLALKVARSVSFPLSKYIYRR